A genomic window from Arthrobacter sp. FW305-BF8 includes:
- a CDS encoding LacI family DNA-binding transcriptional regulator — protein sequence MAKTTNLNNAAAVRQRGVTMSDVAKHAGVSRTAVSFVLSNRENASISEETRTRINDAVQALGYRPNAGARALASQRSDWYGLVTEIVTAPFAVDIIKGAQDQAWLDRRFLLIAPSDQADAVGPNQGLEDAAIEKLLEQRVEGLLYAATFHRGVHVPESAHELPTVLINCFDADGKLPSIVPDERAGGRVAVERLLQAGHSRIGVINLDPRIPAAVGRLKGAREALAGAGLELDPDLVVSGYATADGGYEAACQILDRYPKDQRPTALFCLNDRMAMGAYDAIKERGLTIPGDIAVIGFDNQELIAAYLRPKLTTVALPFEKMGALGVQTLAALTAGQPITADQQVVDCPLLERSSV from the coding sequence ATGGCGAAGACCACGAACCTCAACAATGCCGCGGCTGTGCGGCAGCGGGGTGTCACCATGAGTGATGTCGCCAAGCATGCCGGTGTCTCCCGGACTGCGGTCTCGTTCGTGCTGAGCAACCGCGAAAACGCCAGTATTTCTGAGGAAACGCGGACCCGCATCAACGACGCCGTGCAGGCATTGGGTTACCGCCCGAATGCCGGAGCACGCGCACTGGCTTCCCAGCGCAGCGATTGGTATGGACTCGTCACCGAGATCGTGACGGCCCCGTTTGCGGTGGACATCATCAAGGGCGCCCAGGACCAAGCCTGGCTTGACCGCCGGTTCCTGCTTATCGCGCCTTCCGACCAGGCCGATGCCGTAGGACCCAACCAAGGCCTGGAAGATGCAGCAATTGAAAAGCTGCTGGAACAACGAGTGGAAGGACTTTTGTATGCGGCAACATTCCACCGCGGCGTACATGTTCCGGAAAGCGCCCACGAGCTGCCCACGGTCCTGATCAACTGTTTCGACGCGGACGGGAAGCTGCCCTCGATCGTCCCGGACGAGCGCGCCGGCGGCCGGGTTGCCGTCGAGCGCTTACTCCAAGCCGGCCACAGCAGGATCGGAGTCATCAATCTCGACCCGCGAATCCCCGCGGCCGTCGGGCGGTTGAAGGGTGCACGCGAAGCACTCGCCGGCGCCGGGCTGGAACTGGATCCGGATTTGGTGGTGTCCGGGTATGCGACGGCGGATGGGGGCTACGAGGCAGCCTGCCAAATCCTGGACCGCTATCCGAAAGATCAAAGGCCAACTGCCCTGTTCTGCCTCAACGACCGCATGGCGATGGGCGCTTACGACGCCATCAAGGAACGGGGACTGACCATCCCCGGAGACATCGCCGTGATCGGCTTCGACAACCAGGAACTCATTGCGGCCTACCTCAGGCCAAAGCTGACCACGGTTGCGTTGCCATTCGAAAAAATGGGCGCTCTGGGAGTCCAGACGCTCGCCGCTCTTACAGCAGGACAGCCGATCACTGCCGACCAGCAAGTGGTCGACTGTCCGCTGCTAGAACGCTCTTCGGTCTGA
- a CDS encoding ABC transporter ATP-binding protein produces the protein MTVSQVSFGSHEPVLEVKNLTVKYIGDTRSTTAVDRVSFSIGTGEVFGLAGESGCGKSTIANSIMRLLKDPAKIAGGSISFGGKEVLAMSPEELRRFRWQDVAMVFQSAMNSLNPVLTIGEQIVDIFTTHAGYSRKESLRRAGELLELVRIDPARLKSYPHQLSGGMRQRAVIAMAVALKPSLLILDEPTTALDVVVQQEIMAQIKELQRELGFSVLFITHDMSLMVELSHRMAVMYGGRIVETAKAQDVYANPRHPYTQALMGAFPPLTGPRVPLTGLPDGVKFRNIPDLTEAAPGHFVAPVSADASAADTAIMEGAAR, from the coding sequence GTGACGGTCTCCCAAGTTTCCTTCGGCTCCCACGAGCCCGTCCTGGAGGTCAAGAACCTCACCGTCAAGTACATCGGCGACACCCGCTCCACCACCGCCGTCGACCGTGTTTCCTTCAGCATCGGCACCGGTGAGGTGTTCGGGCTGGCGGGCGAGTCCGGCTGTGGGAAGTCCACGATCGCCAACTCGATCATGCGGCTCCTGAAGGATCCCGCGAAGATCGCCGGCGGCAGCATCTCCTTCGGCGGCAAGGAGGTCCTGGCCATGAGCCCGGAGGAGCTGCGGCGCTTCCGCTGGCAGGACGTGGCCATGGTGTTCCAGTCGGCCATGAACTCGCTCAACCCGGTGCTGACCATCGGCGAGCAGATCGTGGATATTTTCACCACTCATGCGGGCTACTCGCGCAAGGAATCGCTGCGGCGTGCCGGTGAGTTGCTCGAATTGGTGAGGATCGACCCCGCACGCCTCAAGTCCTACCCGCACCAGCTCTCGGGCGGCATGCGGCAGCGCGCTGTGATCGCCATGGCCGTGGCGCTCAAGCCGTCCCTGTTGATCCTCGACGAACCCACCACCGCGCTGGACGTGGTGGTGCAGCAGGAAATCATGGCCCAAATCAAGGAACTCCAACGCGAACTGGGGTTTTCCGTCCTCTTCATCACCCACGACATGTCCCTCATGGTGGAGCTCTCGCACCGCATGGCCGTGATGTACGGCGGCCGGATCGTGGAGACCGCAAAAGCCCAGGACGTCTACGCCAACCCCCGCCACCCCTACACTCAGGCGCTGATGGGTGCCTTCCCGCCGCTCACCGGTCCACGGGTTCCGCTGACCGGACTGCCCGACGGCGTGAAGTTCCGGAACATCCCGGACCTCACCGAAGCAGCACCCGGCCATTTCGTGGCACCTGTCAGTGCCGACGCTTCAGCGGCTGACACCGCCATCATGGAAGGAGCCGCACGATGA
- a CDS encoding ATP-binding cassette domain-containing protein, which translates to MSHAVLSSQRPSVDTEAPALEVRGLGKSFPIGGLFARDSVRALHGVDLTIGRGEIVALVGESGSGKSTLARCVARLEKPSSGEILIDGVDVLKRDRFQASRAFRSQLQMVFQDPFGSLNPAHRVEHFLRRSLAIHRKGGSSETETQQRLEELMTTVGLQADMLNSYPHELSGGQRQRVAIARALAVEPRVILADEPTSMLDVSVRIGVLNLMRKLRDEQGISMLYITHDLASARYLADRTAVMFAGELVEEGESLDLLANPAHPYTQLLVSAVPDPARAGSYDPVRRAELRQAVMASTSCAFDCDPNQTCSAAEPVRHRVGDPENFHWVRCHLYRPQAGAGGHALATEPTDSKASA; encoded by the coding sequence ATGAGCCACGCTGTACTGTCATCCCAGCGCCCCTCCGTTGACACCGAAGCTCCAGCCCTCGAGGTCCGCGGACTAGGAAAGTCTTTCCCTATAGGTGGTTTGTTCGCCCGGGACTCCGTCCGGGCCCTGCACGGCGTGGACCTGACCATTGGACGCGGCGAAATCGTGGCCCTCGTGGGAGAGTCTGGGTCGGGTAAGAGCACTCTGGCCCGCTGCGTAGCCCGGCTGGAAAAGCCGAGCTCCGGCGAGATCCTGATCGACGGCGTCGACGTCCTCAAGCGCGACCGCTTCCAAGCATCGCGAGCCTTCCGCTCCCAACTGCAGATGGTCTTCCAAGATCCTTTCGGCTCGCTGAATCCTGCCCACAGAGTGGAGCACTTCCTGCGGAGGTCGCTAGCGATCCACCGGAAGGGCGGCAGCTCCGAGACAGAGACGCAGCAGCGACTCGAGGAGCTCATGACCACCGTGGGCCTGCAGGCCGACATGCTGAACTCCTACCCGCACGAGCTCTCCGGCGGGCAGCGCCAGCGAGTCGCGATTGCCCGGGCCCTTGCCGTGGAACCACGGGTCATCCTCGCCGACGAACCCACCTCCATGCTCGATGTTTCGGTCCGGATCGGCGTGCTGAACCTGATGCGCAAACTCCGCGATGAGCAGGGAATCTCCATGCTCTACATCACACACGACCTCGCCTCGGCCCGATACCTGGCGGACCGGACGGCGGTCATGTTCGCGGGAGAGCTCGTTGAAGAGGGCGAGTCCTTGGATCTCCTGGCCAACCCGGCCCACCCGTACACGCAGCTGCTGGTCTCGGCCGTCCCGGATCCGGCCCGGGCGGGCTCCTACGATCCCGTCCGCCGGGCCGAGCTGCGCCAGGCTGTGATGGCTTCGACCAGCTGCGCTTTCGACTGCGACCCAAACCAGACCTGTTCGGCCGCGGAACCCGTTCGCCACCGCGTGGGCGACCCCGAAAACTTCCACTGGGTGCGCTGCCACCTCTACCGCCCACAGGCTGGAGCCGGCGGCCACGCGCTGGCAACTGAACCTACGGACAGCAAGGCCTCCGCATGA
- a CDS encoding ABC transporter substrate-binding protein: MTQTRYLRSARIAAAGLAVGAMLLTGCAATGNKSGTSSSTSDNTNAMLTIPREDMSTFDRNFNPFAPAVNPMVNQAIYEPLLVFNPAKGDTTPWLATEWKTAADGKSITFTLRDGVKWSDGKPLVADDVAYTFELQKKLKGGYEYLVGATAEGTNKVTFTFNKPWSPALYEVGQLPILPKHVWSAIADPAKDANATPVGTGPYTEVDSFQTQSYALKKNPNYWQPEKQKIAGIKMLAMSGNDAANLASVNGDVDWSTQYIPNIEKTFISKDKEHRHYWFPPTGAMINWQLNTTKAPFNDPKVRKALSMAVDRDQVTKIGMSGYAQPADCTGLSGSYEKWKNPAVKDNCGWTKLNLDEANKVLDEAGYPKGADGKRTLKDGAPFEFKISVGASSSDWLSVANVISQNLQAVGVTAKVDSPDWASVVAGYEQGTFDSGIVWSANDPSPFKYFNNAMGSATVKPVGTKTFDNYHRFGDPKADALLQDFVAAGDEAKQKDVAYKLQEEYNDAAPLVPLFSGPEWGDYTDVHFTGWPSQDNPYATLSDRSPTTVLILTTLEPRK; this comes from the coding sequence ATGACACAAACCCGATACCTGAGGTCCGCCCGCATTGCAGCGGCCGGACTGGCGGTAGGCGCAATGCTGCTGACCGGCTGCGCTGCCACCGGCAACAAGTCAGGCACAAGTTCCTCGACTTCGGACAACACGAACGCCATGCTCACCATCCCACGGGAAGACATGAGCACCTTCGACCGCAACTTCAATCCCTTTGCGCCCGCGGTGAATCCCATGGTCAACCAGGCGATCTACGAACCCCTGTTGGTTTTCAACCCGGCCAAGGGAGACACGACGCCGTGGCTCGCCACCGAATGGAAGACTGCTGCTGACGGCAAATCCATCACCTTCACCCTGCGCGACGGCGTGAAGTGGTCCGATGGCAAGCCACTCGTGGCCGACGACGTCGCCTACACCTTCGAACTCCAGAAGAAGCTCAAGGGCGGCTACGAGTACCTCGTCGGCGCCACCGCCGAGGGAACCAACAAGGTGACCTTCACCTTCAACAAGCCATGGTCTCCGGCGCTCTACGAAGTGGGCCAGCTACCCATTCTGCCCAAGCACGTCTGGTCTGCGATCGCCGACCCGGCGAAGGACGCCAACGCCACGCCCGTGGGAACAGGACCTTACACGGAGGTCGATTCCTTCCAGACTCAGTCCTACGCACTCAAGAAAAACCCCAACTACTGGCAGCCGGAAAAACAGAAGATTGCTGGCATCAAGATGCTTGCAATGTCCGGCAACGACGCAGCCAATCTGGCCAGCGTCAACGGGGATGTCGACTGGTCCACCCAGTACATCCCAAACATCGAGAAGACCTTCATCTCCAAAGATAAGGAGCACCGCCACTACTGGTTCCCGCCCACGGGTGCCATGATCAATTGGCAGCTCAACACCACCAAGGCTCCGTTTAACGACCCAAAGGTGCGCAAGGCGCTCAGCATGGCTGTGGACCGCGACCAAGTGACCAAGATCGGGATGAGCGGCTACGCGCAGCCCGCCGACTGCACCGGCCTTTCCGGCAGCTACGAGAAGTGGAAGAACCCGGCCGTCAAGGACAACTGCGGCTGGACCAAGCTCAACCTGGACGAAGCCAACAAAGTCTTGGACGAAGCCGGCTACCCCAAGGGGGCCGACGGCAAGCGCACCTTGAAGGATGGAGCGCCTTTCGAGTTCAAGATCTCCGTGGGCGCCAGCTCCTCCGACTGGCTGTCCGTAGCCAACGTGATCTCACAGAACCTCCAAGCAGTGGGAGTCACGGCCAAGGTGGACTCTCCGGACTGGGCCTCCGTGGTGGCCGGATACGAACAGGGCACGTTTGACTCCGGCATTGTCTGGAGCGCCAACGATCCCAGCCCGTTCAAGTACTTCAACAATGCCATGGGCAGCGCCACAGTGAAGCCGGTCGGCACCAAGACGTTCGACAACTACCACCGCTTTGGTGACCCCAAAGCCGATGCGCTCCTGCAGGATTTCGTTGCCGCCGGCGATGAAGCCAAGCAGAAGGACGTCGCGTACAAGCTCCAGGAAGAATACAACGACGCCGCCCCGCTGGTGCCGCTGTTCTCAGGACCTGAATGGGGCGACTACACGGACGTCCACTTCACGGGATGGCCGTCGCAGGACAACCCTTATGCCACACTTTCCGATCGTTCTCCTACCACGGTGCTGATTCTCACCACTTTGGAACCGCGCAAGTAA
- a CDS encoding ArsR/SmtB family transcription factor, translated as MNLELTPVQTVACCSPLSREPLSASEADGIAPLLKALADPVRLRLMSLVASHEGGEACVCDLNGAFDLSQPTISHHLKVLHAAGLLEREKRGVWVYYRARTDALANLATLIGGHSK; from the coding sequence ATGAATTTGGAACTCACCCCGGTGCAGACGGTCGCCTGCTGTTCGCCACTGTCCAGGGAACCCTTGTCTGCGTCCGAGGCGGACGGCATCGCGCCGCTGCTCAAGGCGCTGGCGGATCCCGTGCGGCTGCGGCTGATGTCGCTGGTGGCCTCGCACGAGGGCGGCGAGGCCTGCGTCTGCGACCTGAATGGCGCCTTCGATCTTTCGCAGCCCACCATCAGCCACCACCTGAAGGTCCTCCACGCCGCCGGCCTCCTCGAGCGGGAAAAGCGCGGGGTGTGGGTGTACTACCGGGCGCGGACCGATGCCCTGGCGAACCTGGCCACCCTGATCGGGGGCCACAGCAAATGA
- a CDS encoding glycoside hydrolase family 32 protein — protein sequence MTAVTAPTREAFRPAMHYASKDTWLNDPNGLIFHEGAYHLYCQNNPFGNVWGNMSWGHATSTNLITWTEQPVAIACDEYEDIFSGSVVYDQHNTSGLGDGTAAPLVAIYTSAYKENSQHAGIQAQSLAWSTDGGYTWSRYHGNPVLSRDSAEFRDPKVFRYNGPAGTYWVMVAVEATDFTVVMYRSDDLKSWDYLSSFGPANATGGVWECPDLFPLPLDGNEDLIRWVLTVNLNPGGPNGGSAGQYFVGDFDGVTFRSETTVTEGDQDPARMAEYLWLDWGRDYYAAVSFSNVPDGRRLMMAWMNNWQYGNEIPTSPWRSPMSLVREVSLITSDGKPRLTQQAVTDPAALSRTVAYTELDVDGIRSLAGGAAVQLIEATFVPGSAEEFGLVIRSKGSEGTRIGILPGEGKLLVDRTASGNTAFHEAFASIDTAPLGPVDGAYSLRIFVDQCSVEIFAQNGEVTLTELIFPDPSSTGVSLYTTKGTAKVASLRLTTLA from the coding sequence ATGACCGCGGTAACGGCGCCCACACGTGAGGCTTTCCGGCCGGCGATGCACTACGCCAGCAAGGACACCTGGCTCAATGACCCCAACGGTCTGATCTTCCACGAAGGCGCCTACCACCTCTACTGCCAGAACAACCCCTTTGGGAATGTTTGGGGAAACATGTCCTGGGGGCACGCCACCTCCACGAACCTCATCACGTGGACAGAACAACCCGTCGCTATTGCCTGCGACGAATACGAGGACATCTTCTCCGGCAGCGTCGTTTACGACCAGCACAACACCAGCGGACTCGGCGACGGAACTGCTGCACCCCTGGTCGCAATCTACACAAGTGCCTACAAGGAGAACTCACAGCACGCCGGGATCCAGGCCCAGTCACTCGCGTGGAGCACGGACGGCGGCTACACCTGGTCCAGGTACCACGGAAACCCCGTCTTGAGCAGGGACTCGGCCGAGTTCCGGGACCCGAAGGTGTTCCGCTACAACGGCCCGGCCGGAACCTATTGGGTAATGGTCGCTGTCGAGGCAACGGATTTCACGGTCGTGATGTACCGTTCCGATGACCTGAAGAGCTGGGACTACCTCAGCAGTTTTGGGCCGGCCAACGCTACCGGCGGAGTCTGGGAATGTCCTGACCTGTTTCCGCTGCCACTTGACGGAAACGAGGACCTGATCAGATGGGTGCTGACCGTTAACCTCAATCCCGGCGGGCCGAACGGAGGCTCCGCGGGACAGTACTTCGTGGGAGACTTCGACGGCGTGACGTTCAGGTCCGAAACCACGGTCACTGAAGGCGACCAGGATCCGGCGCGCATGGCCGAGTATCTTTGGCTCGACTGGGGCCGGGACTACTACGCGGCTGTGTCCTTCAGCAACGTGCCGGACGGTCGCCGGCTCATGATGGCCTGGATGAACAACTGGCAGTACGGCAACGAAATTCCAACCTCCCCGTGGCGAAGCCCGATGTCGCTTGTACGCGAGGTCTCACTCATCACATCTGATGGAAAACCGCGCCTCACCCAGCAGGCAGTGACTGACCCCGCAGCGCTTAGCCGAACAGTTGCCTACACAGAGCTCGACGTCGACGGCATCCGTTCCCTGGCAGGAGGGGCCGCCGTGCAACTCATCGAGGCAACGTTTGTGCCCGGTTCCGCTGAAGAGTTTGGCCTCGTGATCCGCAGCAAGGGCAGCGAAGGTACAAGGATCGGCATCCTTCCGGGTGAAGGCAAACTTCTCGTGGACCGAACGGCCTCAGGAAACACGGCGTTCCACGAGGCCTTTGCATCGATTGATACCGCGCCCCTCGGTCCCGTGGATGGAGCGTACTCCTTACGCATCTTCGTTGATCAGTGCTCTGTGGAGATCTTCGCCCAGAACGGAGAAGTCACCCTCACCGAACTGATCTTCCCGGACCCCTCCAGCACGGGGGTGTCGCTGTACACCACCAAAGGAACAGCAAAGGTCGCTTCGCTCAGGCTCACCACCCTCGCCTGA
- a CDS encoding ABC transporter permease has product MRFILRRLGFYLIAFWASITLNFLLPRFMPGDPVSRMFARTQGKMQPEQIDALRKLLGVDDRPIWEQYIDYLHNIFTGQMGVSISRFPTPVTEVIAAQIGWTLLLGGTALVIAAVVGNLLGILAAWRRGGAIDSALPPVLIFIGSFPYFWLAMGALYLFGMILGWSPLRHAFSDGVEPAFTWEFIGDVGAHLVLPALTIVLVSIGGWMLGMRNTMIATNSEDYITMAEAKGLRPGRIMFRYAARNAMLPSVTSFGMGLGFVVGGALLTEVVFAYPGVGYQLLNAVQGLDYPLMQGLFLTITAAVLLANFLVDILYVRLDPRVRSN; this is encoded by the coding sequence GTGCGCTTTATCCTGCGCCGCCTGGGTTTCTACCTGATCGCCTTCTGGGCGTCCATCACCTTGAACTTCCTGCTGCCGCGCTTCATGCCCGGGGACCCAGTCTCCCGCATGTTCGCCCGTACCCAGGGCAAGATGCAGCCCGAACAGATCGACGCACTGCGTAAGCTGCTCGGTGTGGACGACCGTCCCATCTGGGAGCAGTACATCGACTACCTGCACAACATCTTCACCGGGCAAATGGGCGTCTCCATCTCACGTTTCCCCACACCGGTCACGGAGGTCATCGCCGCCCAGATCGGCTGGACCCTCCTGCTCGGCGGCACCGCACTGGTGATTGCCGCCGTCGTAGGTAACTTGCTCGGCATCCTGGCCGCCTGGCGACGCGGCGGAGCGATCGACTCCGCACTGCCGCCAGTGTTGATCTTCATCGGCTCCTTCCCATACTTCTGGCTAGCTATGGGCGCGCTGTACCTGTTCGGAATGATCCTAGGCTGGTCGCCGCTGCGCCACGCGTTCAGTGACGGTGTGGAGCCCGCGTTTACCTGGGAGTTCATCGGCGATGTCGGTGCGCACCTTGTGTTGCCAGCGTTGACGATCGTGCTGGTCTCCATCGGCGGGTGGATGCTGGGCATGCGGAACACGATGATCGCCACGAACTCCGAGGACTACATCACCATGGCTGAAGCCAAGGGGCTCCGGCCGGGCCGCATCATGTTCCGCTATGCAGCGCGGAACGCCATGCTCCCCTCGGTCACGAGCTTTGGCATGGGGCTGGGCTTCGTGGTGGGTGGTGCGCTGCTCACCGAGGTGGTGTTCGCGTATCCCGGCGTCGGCTACCAACTCCTCAACGCCGTCCAAGGCCTCGACTACCCGCTTATGCAGGGCCTGTTCCTGACCATCACCGCCGCCGTGCTGCTGGCGAACTTCCTGGTGGACATCCTCTACGTCCGCCTCGACCCGCGCGTGCGCAGCAACTGA
- a CDS encoding ABC transporter permease, whose protein sequence is MTTAILKQPTEPTERTAARKPNRSFVHGLITNKKALVGMIVMLVFIALALLAPVLFPGDPSRITAMASLEPSPEHWLGTTAKGQDVLALTVHGSRSSLFVGLTVGTASTFIGILVGLASAYFGKFIDEALSLVTNVFLLLPGLPLLVILAAFLPPGLGTVILVLVVTGWAGSARVLRSQALSIRSKDFVSAAVVSGERAGRIMFREILPNMASIVMGTLLACVIYGIGAQAGLEFLGLGDVSTVSWGNNLFWAGNEGALLTGSWWVFVPSGVCIALVAFALALINYAVDEVTNPRLRKIKTPKITERSAAK, encoded by the coding sequence ATGACAACCGCAATTCTGAAGCAGCCCACTGAGCCCACTGAGCGCACAGCTGCCCGCAAGCCCAACCGCAGTTTCGTCCACGGACTAATCACCAACAAGAAGGCCCTGGTGGGCATGATCGTGATGCTCGTGTTCATCGCGCTTGCGTTGCTGGCCCCCGTGCTGTTCCCCGGAGATCCGTCGCGGATCACCGCGATGGCCTCGCTGGAACCGTCTCCGGAGCACTGGCTCGGCACCACGGCCAAAGGTCAGGACGTGCTTGCCCTGACTGTCCACGGCTCCCGCAGTTCCCTGTTCGTCGGGTTGACTGTGGGCACCGCATCCACCTTTATCGGCATTTTGGTGGGCCTGGCCTCGGCGTACTTTGGCAAGTTCATTGACGAAGCACTGTCCCTGGTGACCAACGTCTTCCTGCTCCTGCCCGGACTGCCGCTCCTTGTCATCCTGGCCGCGTTCCTGCCGCCGGGCCTGGGCACCGTGATCCTGGTCCTCGTGGTCACCGGCTGGGCTGGGTCGGCACGTGTATTGCGCTCTCAGGCGCTGTCCATCCGCTCAAAGGACTTTGTGTCCGCGGCCGTGGTGTCCGGCGAACGGGCGGGCCGGATCATGTTCCGCGAGATCCTGCCGAACATGGCCTCGATCGTCATGGGTACCCTGCTGGCCTGCGTAATCTACGGCATCGGCGCCCAGGCAGGCCTGGAGTTCCTTGGCCTGGGTGACGTCAGCACCGTCTCCTGGGGCAACAACCTCTTCTGGGCCGGCAACGAGGGCGCCCTGCTGACCGGCAGCTGGTGGGTCTTTGTTCCCTCGGGTGTCTGCATCGCGCTGGTCGCGTTCGCACTGGCCCTCATCAACTACGCCGTGGACGAGGTCACTAATCCGCGGTTGCGGAAGATCAAAACCCCAAAAATTACCGAAAGGAGCGCCGCCAAGTGA
- a CDS encoding glycoside hydrolase family 32 protein, producing the protein MTESTHPLGTVPQDELIARADADPLRPRFHFVSPAGWLNDPNGVSQWNGTYHLFYQYNPEGAFHHRIQWGHATSTDLVQWRDQPVALEPSAGPDADGCWSGVLVNDGGTPTLVYSGRLGEQELPCVAVGSADLLSWSKFAQNPVIAAPPAGVDVTAYRDHCVWREGSIWRQLVGSGIRGRGGTAFLYESEDLRAWEYVGPLFIGDASQGDPADSDWTGTMWECVDLFRAGEGSLGSVPTSGDTPDVLVFSAWDNGDTRHPLYWTGRYAENSFEPTGLHRLDYGGRFFYAPQSFQDESGRRVMFGWLQEGRSDAAMIEAGWSGVMSLPRVTTVADDGSLLFAPVPEIEKLRRDHVGLPGQELVGTGAPVATGVSGSQLDLELDVQLEPGAVLRLGLLGSADGGVFGKAKEETVIELCRTTEGDGQGTLRLDRTQSSLDPTVDVDDKSGPLPMPDGRVHLRVLVDRSAVEIFANGKPLTARVYPTLAGEQVSLTAEGTVRLLSFDAWTMAEIFGGVRNLFP; encoded by the coding sequence ATGACTGAATCGACGCACCCGCTCGGCACCGTTCCCCAGGACGAACTGATTGCCCGCGCCGATGCGGACCCCCTTCGGCCGCGCTTCCATTTCGTCTCCCCGGCCGGTTGGCTGAACGACCCCAACGGCGTGAGCCAATGGAACGGCACGTACCACCTCTTCTACCAGTACAACCCCGAAGGCGCCTTCCACCACCGCATTCAGTGGGGCCACGCGACCAGCACCGACCTCGTCCAATGGAGGGACCAGCCGGTGGCGCTGGAACCTTCCGCAGGTCCGGACGCCGACGGCTGCTGGTCGGGGGTGTTGGTGAACGACGGCGGCACGCCCACCTTGGTGTACTCGGGACGGCTAGGCGAGCAGGAGTTGCCCTGCGTTGCCGTGGGATCCGCAGACCTGCTGAGCTGGAGCAAATTTGCTCAGAACCCGGTTATCGCAGCCCCGCCGGCCGGGGTGGACGTCACGGCGTATCGCGATCACTGCGTGTGGCGCGAGGGTTCCATCTGGCGGCAGTTGGTAGGTTCGGGCATTCGTGGGCGCGGCGGCACGGCGTTCCTGTACGAGTCGGAGGATCTGCGCGCCTGGGAATACGTCGGGCCCCTGTTCATCGGCGACGCCTCGCAGGGCGATCCCGCCGATTCCGATTGGACCGGGACCATGTGGGAATGCGTGGACCTGTTCCGGGCAGGCGAAGGCTCGCTGGGTTCGGTTCCTACTTCTGGTGACACGCCCGACGTGCTGGTCTTTTCCGCATGGGACAACGGCGACACCCGCCACCCGCTGTACTGGACCGGCCGCTACGCGGAAAACTCCTTCGAGCCCACCGGGCTGCATCGGCTCGACTACGGTGGACGGTTCTTCTATGCGCCGCAGTCATTCCAGGATGAGTCCGGCCGACGCGTCATGTTTGGTTGGCTTCAGGAGGGCCGCAGCGACGCCGCGATGATCGAGGCCGGGTGGTCGGGCGTCATGAGTTTGCCGCGCGTCACAACCGTGGCCGACGACGGATCCCTGCTGTTCGCGCCCGTGCCTGAAATCGAGAAGCTGCGCCGGGACCATGTGGGCCTGCCCGGACAGGAGCTGGTGGGTACCGGGGCACCTGTGGCTACCGGGGTGTCCGGCAGCCAGCTGGACCTCGAACTGGATGTGCAGCTCGAGCCTGGTGCTGTGCTGCGACTGGGCTTGCTGGGATCGGCCGACGGTGGCGTCTTCGGCAAAGCCAAGGAGGAAACAGTGATCGAGCTGTGCCGGACCACTGAAGGCGACGGCCAAGGCACACTCCGCCTCGACCGGACTCAGAGCAGCCTTGATCCAACCGTTGATGTCGACGACAAGTCCGGACCGCTCCCGATGCCCGACGGCCGGGTGCACCTGCGCGTCCTCGTGGACCGGTCCGCCGTCGAAATTTTTGCCAACGGTAAGCCGCTCACCGCCCGCGTTTACCCGACCCTGGCCGGTGAGCAAGTGAGCCTGACCGCCGAGGGTACCGTGAGGCTGCTCTCCTTCGATGCCTGGACCATGGCTGAGATCTTTGGAGGAGTTCGGAACCTCTTCCCCTGA